The following are encoded together in the Phaseolus vulgaris cultivar G19833 chromosome 9, P. vulgaris v2.0, whole genome shotgun sequence genome:
- the LOC137822203 gene encoding uncharacterized protein yields the protein MPTTSNCISESQPQKERRRQELMEYLVHTEQSRHIIRMGPKAFIKLYERIRGTGLVKDAYRSTVEEQVAKFLHIIGHNVKNRSVSFFFHRSGETVSRHFHNVLSAILRLEGEFLIQPNGTVVEPHILNNSRFFPYFKDCLGAIDGSHVRAKVARADAPHFRGRKDWPTQNIFAACDFDMKFTYVLAGWEGTASDSRILKDALVRGDPLVIPEGKYYLGDACFMLKRNIITPYRGVRYHLKEYSRRGPQNVKELFNHRHSSLRNVIERTFGVLKKRFPIIASGTEPHYDVDTMTKIVLACCILHNFLRGVDNDQSLLEEVDNELLEQDVQPSTTHAREHDYRIGCDIRDAIANEMWQDYMDRGKNVASNSSGSYREFTKWTAEMDLILLNAMIDEVRKGCRIDGSWTTQGYTNIVMALNEAGLSGLKKNNVKNRHKSLKDRWREIHDLFGGLSGFAWNQTTKLFEAEDEVWSELIKAKPSAAKWRFTPIRHYDLMEELWSNDRATGSRVRTARDMNSPPDMTNFNVNLGENNMDYIPEPPNFEEADDYVPRSPAAEFQSGDTPSDTPSNTPSMPSAGSAGTSSSRGSKRKGPTMYDIDEQFAMLNTNLQQCVSSMKDGNENASQLVNIARAQATAAQDIAAEIRRRNDLYA from the exons ATGCCTACTACAAGCAACTGTATCAGTGAGTCCCAACCACAAAAAGAGCGTCGCAGACAAGAATTGATGGAGTACTTGGTTCACACTGAACAATCTCGTCACATTATTCGCATGGGACCAAAAGCTTTCATTAAATTATATGAACGAATACGGGGAACTGGACTTGTTAAAGATGCATATCGATCAACCGTGGAAGAACAAGTAGCGAAATTTCTGCACATTATTGGGCATAATGTGAAGAATCGAAGTGTGTCATTCTTTTTCCATCGGTCTGGAGAAACAGTTTCCCGtcactttcataatgttttgaGTGCCATTTTAAGGTTGGAGGGAGAATTTTTAATTCAACCAAATGGAACGGTTGTAGAACCACACATCCTTAACAACAGTCGATTTTTCCCCTACTTTAAG GATTGTTTAGGGGCCATAGATGGGAGTCATGTACGTGCTAAGGTTGCACGTGCTGATGCGCCTCATTTTCGAGGGAGAAAAGATTGGCCAACCCAAAACATATTTGCAGCCTGTGACTTTGACATGAAGTTCACATATGTCTTAGCCGGTTGGGAAGGAACTGCCTCCGATTCAAGGATATTGAAAGATGCTTTGGTACGAGGCGATCCTTTGGTTATTCCAGAAG GAAAATACTATCTTGGTGATGCATGTTTTATGTTAAAACGAAATATAATAACACCTTATCGCGGGGTGAGATACCATTTGAAAGAATATTCGCGAAGAGGGCCACAAAATGTAAAAGAGTTGTTTAATCATCGACATTCATCACTTAGGAACGTAATTGAGAGAACCTTTGGGGTGcttaaaaaacgttttccaattaTAGCCAGTGGGACTGAGCCACATTATGATGTGGATACTAtgacaaaaattgttttagcttgttgTATTCTGCATAACTTTCTACGCGGGGTCGACAATGATCAGTCTCTGCTTGAAGAAGTAGATAATGAATTGTTAGAACAAGATGTCCAACCAAGCACCACCCATGCTCGTGAACATGATTACAGGATAGGGTGTGATATTAGGGATGCTATAGCAAACGAAATGTGGCAAgattat atGGATCGCGGAAAAAATGTggcttcaaattcatcaggttCTTATCGAGAGTTCACCAAGTGGACGGCGGAGATGGACCTAATTTTGCTCAATGCAATGATTGACGAGGTACGAAAAGGGTGTAGAATTGATGGTAGCTGGACCACTCAAGGATACACTAACATAGTTATGGCTTTAAATGAGGCTGGTTTATCGGgtcttaagaaaaataatgtgaagAACCGGCATAAAAGCCTGAAGGATAGGTGGAGGGAAATCCATGATTTGTTTGGTGGATTGAGTGGTTTCGCATGGAACCAGACCACTAAACTTTTTGAAGCCGAGGACGAAGTTTGGAGTGAGCTGATTAAG GCCAAACCATCTGCGGCAAAATGGCGTTTCACTCCCATTCGCCATTATGACCTCATGGAGGAGTTGTGGTCTAATGATAGAGCCACAGGAAGTCGGGTGAGGACAGCCCGTGACATGAATTCACCTCCTGACATGACCAATTTCAATGTCAACCTTGGGGAGAATAATATGGATTATATCCCCGAACCACCGAACTTTGAGGAGGCAGATGACTACGTCCCACGATCACCAGCTGCTGAATTCCAATCTGGTGACACTCCTTCAGACACACCATCAAACACTCCTTCTATGCCGTCTGCTGGCTCTGCGGGCACATCCTCATCCCGAGGATCAAAGAGAAAAGGCCCCACTATGTACGACATTGATGAACAATTTGCAATGTTGAATACTAATCTTCAACAATGCGTGTCATCAATGAAGGATGGAAATGAAAATGCCTCTCAGTTGGTTAATATTGCTCGTGCACAGGCAACGGCAGCTCAAGATATAGCTGCCGAAATTAGACGAAGAAACGACCTATATGCTTAG
- the LOC137823199 gene encoding uncharacterized protein, protein MASAEGKAPYTANCFTQDFCIPLNTSGHPSPVSKKLVSDWVPCDSTNDHIHANSVCMPHDLNSDKLPEMKWWLHVKSDLGDESNYTCQHLNSYESEFGAFYAELLNGNVKRGADQLVKDFDTFSDLESANLSVEHPRHVSPRCMKNNNTRMPKFEASLNTDLHFTPKNKDQGELCFSDSRFMDSEISNFLVSEQVKMTSSDLESHLMGAEESGPWWRTAGKDELASLVARKSLEHIENCDLPHPQTNHVSQRPPYPKGVDHDKILPSSLNQSSDADGYTTGISTSDCSFQESNKHSSFSQSTDSSSSNKGCHINSENSSMSELLKALCYSQTRAREAEKAAQQAYSEKEHILSLFFRQASQLFAYKQWLNMLQLENLCLQLRNKNQSLLDLFPASLPWTPCRAMLLKKSRDKAGKRKNSNRRCGITKCVVAFAVGVGLAGAGLLLGWTMGWMFPPL, encoded by the exons ATGGCGTCAGCAGAAGGGAAGGCACCCTATACAGCTAATTGTTTTACTCAAGATTTCTGCATTCCCCTGAATACTTCGGGTCATCCTTCACCAGTTTCAAAAAAATTAGTATCTGATTGGGTTCCTTGTGATTCTACTAATGACCACATTCATGCCAATTCAGTTTGCATGCCCCATGATCTGAATTCTGATAAACTACCAGAAATGAAATGGTGGTTACATGTGAAAAGTGATTTGGGTGATGAATCAAATTATACATGTCAACATCTGAATTCCTACGAGTCTGAATTTGGTGCCTTCTATGCTGAATTGCTTAATGGAAATGTCAAGCGTGGGGCAGATCAATTGGTCAAAGACTTCGATACTTTTTCTGACTTGGAAAGTGCTAATTTATCTGTAGAGCACCCGCGGCATGTCTCTCCTAGATGTATGAAGAACAACAATACCAGAATGCCAAAATTTGAGGCTTCACTGAATACTGATTTGCATTTTACTCCTAAGAATAAAGATCAGGGGGAACTATGTTTTTCAGACAGTCGTTTTATGGATTCTGAAATTTCCAATTTCTTGGTCTCTGAACAAGTTAAAATGACATCATCTGATTTAGAATCACATTTGATGGGAGCTGAGGAAAGTGGGCCTTGGTGGCGCACTGCTGGAAAAGACGAGTTGGCTTCCTTGGTTGCTCGGAAGTCACTTGAGCATATTGAGAATTGTGATCTTCCGCATCCCCAGACTAATCATGTCAGTCAGAGACCTCCCTACCCTAAAGGTGTTGACCATGATAAGATTCTACCATCATCTCTGAATCAATCTTCTGATGCAGATGGTTATACAACGGGAATATCCACTTCTGATTGTTCATTTCAGGAGTCAAACAAGCATTCCAG TTTCAGCCAGAGCACAGATTCTAGTTCAAGCAACAAAGGATGCCACATAAATTCTGAGAACAGTAGCATGTCTGAGCTGTTGAAGGCTTTGTGTTACTCTCAAACAAGAGCAAGAGAGGCTGAGAAAGCAGCACAGCAAGCTTACAGCGAGAAGGAGCACATCCTGAGTCTCTTTTTTCGACAGGCATCACAGCTCTTTGCTTACAAGCAGTGGCTCAACATGCTGCAGTTGGAGAACCTCTGCCTGCAACTCCGAAACAAAAACCAGTCATTGCTAGATCTTTTTCCAGCATCCTTACCCTGGACCCCATGCAGGGCAATGCTGCTTAAGAAGAGTCGTGACAAAGCTGGGAAGCGGAAGAACAGTAACAGAAGATGTGGGATTACAAAGTGTGTTGTTGCTTTTGCGGTGGGAGTAGGCCTTGCTGGTGCTGGTTTGCTTCTCGGTTGGACCATGGGATGGATGTTTCCACCGTTATAG
- the LOC137823198 gene encoding uncharacterized protein, translated as MKGSCLLPSHSFTGIRTSKELPHMLSLCELKSIACFSVCNQRQNYNQKLYIIPIRTASVRVRIARSSVGSLECDGTGPHSDAYSGFSAPNDHQRIGSLERELEELFDEVKRMIRMGNKNDAIDLLTANYEAVKESLNAGTKGIEEAAILDVIALGYMAVGDLKFVGSLLDMMKEVVDNLKDDAPRLDSILMHMGSMYATLNMFEKSLDTYQRALYIMEGTYGKDSTLLVTPCLGMAKVLGSFGKATKAIEIYQRVITLLGSSRGAQSKDLVVPLLSLGNLLLKERRANDAETHFTRVLDIYTKLYGQNDGRIGIAMSSLARVKSAQGKSDEAIQLFKRAIQVMKDSNYLSPDDSIMEKMRVDLSELLHAAGRGQEGRELLEECLWITERHKGKEHPILVTHMINLATSYSRSKNYADAEHLLRRSLQIMIKHKGTDDQSISFPMLHLAVTLYHLKKDEEAEKLALEVLRIREKAFGKNSLPVGEALDCLVSIQTRLGKDDSELLELLRRILSIQEREFGYESEEVLVSLKKIVYYLDKLGKKDEKLTLHRRLSVLRKKYNQIVNY; from the exons atGAAAGGTTCATGTCTTCTTCCTTCGCACTCTTTCACCGGAATCAG GACAAGCAAAGAGCTTCCGCATATGCTATCTTTGTGTGAGTTGAAAAGCATAGCATGCTTCTCGGTTTGTAATCAAAGGCAAAATTACAATCAAAAGCTTTACATTATTCCCATTAGGACTGCTTCTGTTCGGGTCCGCATCGCAAGATCTTCAGTTGGGTCATTGGAATGTGATGGGACAGGCCCACATAGTGATGCTTATTCAGGATTTTCAGCTCCAAATGACCATCAGAG AATTGGCAGTTTAGAAAGAGAATTGGAAGAGTTATTTGATGAAGTGAAGAGAATGATTAGGATGGGAAACAAAAATGATGCTATAGACCTGCTAACTGCTAATTACGAAGCCGTCAAAGAGAGCCTGAATGCAGGTACTAAAGGCATAGAAGAAGCTGCAATTTTGGATGTCATAGCACTAGGTTACATGGCAGTTGGAGACTTAAAATTTGTTGGATCTTTGTTGGATATG ATGAAAGAAGTTGTTGACAATTTGAAGGATGATGCACCTCGTCTGGATTCAATACTTATGCATATGGGAAGTATGTACGCAACATTGAACATGTTTGAAAAATCATTGGACACATATCAGAGGGCTCTCTACATTATGGAGGGGACCTACG GTAAGGATAGTACTTTACTTGTCACGCCTTGTTTGGGTATGGCAAAAGTTCTTGGCTCTTTCGGAAAAGCAACAAAAGCCATAGAGATTTACCAGCGTGTGATCACTCTTTTGGGATCAAGTAGAGGTGCCCAAAGTAAGGATTTGGTTGTACCTTTACTTAGCCTTGGCAATCTTTTACTCAAAGAAAGGAGAGCCAATGACGCTGAAACTCATTTTACTAG AGTTCTCGACATATACACTAAATTATATGGACAAAATGATGGAAGAATTGGGATAGCTATGAGTTCCCTAGCCCGAGTTAAGAGTGCTCAAG GGAAATCAGATGAAGCAATACAATTGTTTAAACGTGCTATTCAGGTCATGAAGGATTCAAATTACTTGTCACCAGATGACAGTATAATGGAAAAGATGAGGGTGGATCTATCTGAATTACTTCATGCCGCTGGGAG AGGACAAGAAGGCAGAGAGCTATTAGAGGAGTGTTTGTGGATCACTGAGAGGCACAAAGGAAAGGAGCACCCCATCCTGGTGACGCACATGATAAATCTTGCAACTTCGTATTCACGGTCAAAGAATTATGCAGATGCCGAGCACCTGTTGAGAAGAAGTTTGCAAATCATGATAAAGCATAAGGGAACTGATGACCAGTCCATCAGCTTTCCTATGTTACATCTTGCAGTTACACTCTACCATTTGAAAAAGGATGAAGAAGCAGAGAAACTTGCACTGGAGGTTTTGCGGATCCGTGAGAAGGCCTTTGGAAAAAATTCCCTTCCTGTTG GGGAGGCGTTGGATTGTTTGGTGTCTATTCAAACCAGACTTGGTAAGGATGACAGTGAGTTGCTCGAGCTGCTTAGAAGGATCTTGAGTATCCAAGAAAGAGAATTTGGATATGAAAGTGAGGAGGTTTTGGTTAGCctgaaaaaaattgtatactACTTGGATAAACTAGGGAAGAAAGATGAAAAGCTTACCCTTCATAGAAGATTGTCTGTGCTTAGGAAAAAGTATAATCAGATCGTTAACTACTAA
- the LOC137821646 gene encoding protein ABIL2, whose translation MGKITTSATQPVSQEASNYDEVFMQQSLLFDDSLKDLKNLRAQLYSAAEYFELSYTNDDQKQIVVETLKDYAIKALVNTVDHLGSVTYKVNDLLDEKVVEVSVADLRVSCIEQRIKTCQEYMDHEGRTQQSLVISTPKYHKRYILPVGETMHGANCTKSKYEGYNLDDEDDWPHFRNAVRATIRETPPSTARRGRSPSPSLQPQRSGAFSFTSSSSMPKKDLERQSVSPYRFPLLRTGSRSSRPTTPKISRPTTPNPSRPTTPNPSNARQRYPSEPRKSSSMRLYAERDPAKDVEQYPSKSKRLLKALLSRRKSKKDDMLYTYLDEY comes from the exons ATGGGGAAGATCACAACTTCTGCAACCCAACCTGTATCTCAAGAAGCTTCCAATTATGATGAGGTTTTTATGCAGCAGAGCTTGCTCTTCGATGATAGTTTGAAG GATTTGAAGAATCTGAGAGCACAATTATATTCAGCAGCTGAATATTTTGAACTCTCTTACACCAATGATGACCAAAAGCAAAT AGTGGTAGAAACATTGAAGGATTATGCCATCAAAGCTCTAGTAAATACTGTGGACCATTTAGGTTCTGTGACCTACAAAGTAAATGATCTGTTGGATGAGAAGGTCGTTGAAGTTTCTGTAGCAGATCTAAGAGTATCTTGCATTGAACAG AGAATAAAGACATGCCAAGAGTATATGGATCATGAGGGGCGTACTCAACAGTCATTGGTGATCAGTACTCCCAAATATCACAAGCGTTATATCCTGCCAG TTGGAGAGACCATGCATGGTGCCAACTGCACAAAGTCAAAATATGAGGGTTACAACCTAGATGACGAAGATGACTGGCCTCACTTTAGGAATG CTGTTCGAGCTACAATCAGAGAAACACCACCATCTACAGCAAG AAGAGGGCGTTCTCCCTCACCTTCTTTACAACCTCAGAGATCTGGAGCTTTTTCATTCACTTCTTCTTCAAGCATGCCTAAAAAGGATTTAG AGAGGCAATCGGTATCACCATACCGATTCCCCCTTCTGCGCACCGGATCTCGGTCAAGTCGGCCTACTACACCAAAGATAAGCAGACCAACCACACCAAATCCGAGCAGACCCACAACACCAAATCCTTCTAATGCAAGACAAAGG TACCCTTCAGAGCCACGCAAATCATCTTCAATGCGTTTATACGCTGAAAGAGACCCTGCCAAAGACGTAGAACAGTACCCCAGTAAGAGTAAACGTCTCCTGAAGGCCTTACTAAGTAGGCGCAAGTCTAAGAAGGATGACATGCTATATACATACTTGGACGAGTACTGA
- the LOC137822204 gene encoding uncharacterized protein, whose protein sequence is MGEHTFTRVSGMKRIFELDERDDENELDELRREERRLLLAEQSNNSFKQEEVLLHKAHLKWLKQGDRNTKKFHSTLKWRRARNELHNIVENGQWCVDKEVIKDKVRDFFKSRFVGEEDFQIRMDNVSFNSIFGEDNEMLISWDFIKDDVMSTLKGFVVRGKWSRGSNVSFLCLILKVDNSSSSAVCFLDGKGLLDRELVANEVLEEMKRKKKSCVFFKVDYEKIYDSISWEFIYYMLERVGFCDKGIEACLEFASMFDDFLQQVHCVVRMFVLENGSPSKEFIPMRGLRQGDPLAPFLFLIAAEGLAGVSRMAVEKNLIDSLEVGDKKVKVNFLKSRIGGLGID, encoded by the exons ATGGGTGAGCATACCTTTACTCGAGTGAGCGGAATG AAGAGGATTTTTGAGTTAGATGAAAGAGACGACGAAAATGAGTTAGATGAGCTTAGAAGGGAGGAAAGAAGGTTACTTTTAGCGGAACAAAGCAATAATTCGTTTAAACAAGAGGAGGTTTTGCTTCATAAAGCTCATTTAAAGTGGTTGAAACAGGGTGACCGtaatacaaaaaaatttcaCTCGACATTGAAATGGAGGAGGGCTAGGAACGAGTTACATAACATTGTAGAGAATGGTCAATGGTGTGTTGATAAGGAAGTGATTAAGGATAAGGTCAGAGATTTTTTCAAGTCTAGATTTGTTGGGGAAGAAGATTTTCAGATCAGGATGGACAATGTCAGTTTTAATTCCATCTTTGGGGAAGATAACGAGATGTTG ATTAGTTGGGACTTTATTAAAGATGATGTTATGTCAACTCTGAAAGGCTTTGTGGTCAGAGGTAAATGGTCTAGGGGGTCAAATGTGTCATTCTTATGCTTGATTCTGAAAGTTGACAATTCCAGCAGCTCG GCAGTCTGCTTTCTTGATGGGAAGGGTTTATTGGATAGAGAGCTTGTGGCCAATGAAGTTTTAGAggagatgaagaggaagaagaaaagttgtGTTTTCTTTAAAGTTGATTATGAGAAGATTTATGATTCTATAAGTTGGGAGTTTATTTACTATATGTTAGAAAGGGTTGGCTTCTGTGATAAAGGGATTGAGGCTTGCTTAGAATTTGCCTCGATgtttgatgactttttacagcAAGTGCACTgtgttgtcagaa TGTTCGTGCTTGAGAATGGAAGTCCTTCTAAGGAGTTCATTCCGATGAGGGGGTTGCGTCAAGGGGATCCATTAGCaccatttttgtttcttattgcGGCTGAAGGTTTGGCAGGTGTGTCAAGGATGGCGGTTGAGAAAAATTTGATTGATAGTTTGGAAGTCGGGGATAAGAAAGTTAAG GTGAATTTCTTGAAGAGTAGAATTGGTGGGTTGGGGATCGATTAG